The Glycine soja cultivar W05 chromosome 4, ASM419377v2, whole genome shotgun sequence genomic sequence TATCTCATAGGTTTATTGTGTGTTTTATCGGCAAATCTTAATTGTTAGTTTTGCTAATTTTTGTTGACAGAGGTCGAACTCGCAACctttttctcctttctttcttttttaaccgttcaaccaaccttatatctccctCATAGGTTTTTTGTATTGTTGATGAAGGTTGGTGCAGAGGCAGGTATTGTTTGTGAGCCTTGCAATGGAACGGGGTGGTTAGTTTGTGACTTTTGTAATGGCCAAAAGACCAACGTCAAAGCCGAAAACAATAAACGTATCTACCGTAGATGTCCCTCCTGCAAAGCCGTAAGTAACCCATCAATTATCAGTCATTTTTTAACACAATTCACTTATCACTTATCACTatcatcatatatattaatactctctctgtttttttttcattaaaaaaattaaaacttcagGTTGGATATGTCTTGTGTTCAAAGTGCAAGGTCTTCAAATGCGTCACTTTTCCTAATTTCAACGACTCTGAGAACTGAATTCATCATCAACtttcttttttcacattttCAATGCCAAAATTCAGCAACAAACGTTGTTTCTCTTGTTTACTTTGCATTCTTCACACCTGCTCTTGAGTCTTGTCTCCTACTTGTACGATTTTACTACTTTTTGAGGAACCAATTCCATTTACTTGTCAAAAAAGTTGAAGAAGGAGATTAAGAGATGATTCACTGTTTCActgtcatctttttttttttgtatcttaTGGATACACTTTAACTGATGCCATTCAAAGAATTGTAAATTTGGAAGCTTGTCATGCATTCTTGATGCACATTCTAGTGTTCACTTGCAACTTcagcttttattttatttttctatcttaaaatttattttttagattacaAGTGGAGGCCAGGACAAATTGTGTTATAGATTCACCTTAttcttttttaagcatggtaaaaaatgattaattgagGATGAGATTCTGCACTGTTTGAGACTTCGAGTTAAGAGGATAGAATCGCCAAAAAGCAATTACATAATAGTCTCTGACTCTGTTATGCCCTCCCCagcctttcattattttttaatgtagcTGACTCAGTCAGTCTTATGAGAAATCATAAATATCAATTatcaagtttaaaatttaattcaatgttTGCAGGCCTTGTAAGTAACTCATTGTAAATGTTTGTAGTTTCCTCTAACAGTCAAATTTCTAGCATGCATGCTTTGCTGATGTATAATTGATGAATAATTCTCAAACCATGTTAAGTTATCAcaaatttagaaacaaaataacTGTTCATAGTTAGAAAGTTGAGAGAACTTTTATCTAGGAGTATACTTTGTTCTTGTTCAGTCAAGTTTCACGTAAGGGTCCCTGTTCAATTGACACATTTTTGATACCTTTACTCTTTAACAAATGGAAACCAACTGCAGTTTTAGCAAATGATTAAAGGTCATAAATATTCTTGGTGTCAAATTTAATGTTGCATGAACTAGGTATGCTGAATGTTTTTACAGCTGATTTTCCCTTTTAagttcattcttttttattgtgtAATTGTTCTAACTTCTAATTGTTATTCGAGCTTTACCTTACTGCACAAACCTTTGAACCTTTCTATTCCCCCCTTATTCTTCAGCATCTgagcatatttttattttttcattttctttcctcttccctCTGTTCttctatattttacattttggtTTGGCTAAAAGATATATCCAATTTGAAAACTGGGGTTCATGGAAACTGTTTCAGTGTGGAATGTGAAACTGTAAAGCCAAGTTTTGTGgcatgaaagtaaaaaaagaaaggagcagctagtaattttttttttctacgcATGCTAGGAATAGGTATTAGCTGGAGGGAGAAAAAATTGTCATTGCATTAAATGACCAAGCTCCATCTTCGCCTATAAATAGCAAGCATTGCTACGTGCTTTTGCATCCCATttcaagagataaaaaatacttataagcGTAGTGTGAGTTTCTCCTAGAGTGTAGTCTCCAATTACTAGAGAGAGTGTAATTGTTCTCTCcaattgagagaaaatttataattttttttcatttagtgaaaatatttcTGTGATATTGTAGTGATTTTTTTCTAATGTTGAGAGTTTTTCAcgttaaaatattatgtatcaATTCTTATTTTTCTCATATCTTATTTTAGTGATGAGATATTATTCTGTTACTTTGATTCCCAACACGTAACAGTTCAAAATCCTACATTTGCTAATCCTTTGAAGTATGAGAAAAAACTGGAAGCAAAAAAAACAGATAATAGactgttttaattttatcatcacAGTATAAAATAGTCTGTCTCAGCCTCTCAGGTGGTTAACAGTGTTTTAGTATTGGAGTTGCATGTTGTAACCTGAACCTTGTAGATGAGTCTgtgaaaagttaaaaattgaTAGCTTGAAAGAGTAGGGGCTTTATAAAACAACACTTGTAAAATCAATGTGGTTGCTTGTTTGATGACTAGAGTTATGCTGAGGGTGTCATACCATTGGAGGGCGAAGAAATGTCAATAACATATTCTCTAATACTCACGTTTCCATATATTCTTATTTCATTGGATAAAATTCATGTAAATCTTCATAATTACTATATGGGTTCAATTTCTAAACTAGGAAAATTTACAAAATCTAATTCGATTAAAGAAAGTGTTGAAAATAAAGAGTTGCATGTTCTCCATTATATGGACAACAAAGCAAAATTCCTTTGAAACGCCTTATCAATCTATCTGGTCTGAAAGATACATCTCTCCATAACTAACATGGTGAGTGAACAAGGATAAAACTAGCTCGCATATATATGAATCAATTACACAGACATATTCTAATGATATGACACTATAAATATGGAGGCACCACGTGGTGTTCTTGGGAATCTGACTGGAGTCGCTTCTGGATTTTTTTCTTACACATGACCCGAGTACAGATATCACATTCTTGAATTTGGATCTAAAGATATATAGCTATTTCACTTCTCTGCTATTGTACCTTTCTTGAATGGATTCTATTGCATTTTAAATGCCACGTACATTGAAAATATACATGTTTGATTTGCATGTTGTAAATATACACTTTATTAAGAAACTGCCACACCGGTAACCTCTAAATAATGTTTTGCTGTTAAATTGATGAAGGCAGCAGCGtgcatattaattatatatgccgctaattaattatttgatcatGTGCTACATTATACTAGTAGTTAACATAAGTCTTCTTGAACTTAATAGAAGATTCCATATGTTACAGAAGCTTGTAATTTAAGTCTAGTCTTGTGATATACCACAGATATCGAAGGCTGATTTCTCAAGTTTCACTGTTTACACGTGTTTTCAGCTGCTTGAAATGAATGCCGGCATGTGAACTGCGTAATAGAAgtttgaaaattgaatttaatttcaatatcagtgtaaaatttcttttacaaatgaTGTGTTGTTAAATTCTTAGTGAATAGCATGACAATTAAATGACAATATGGAAATTTTTTACACTAAGATAGAtaacatcaaaattaaactcagtatgtcatttataaattttaaatgagcAGGATTTGATCAAGAGGCGATAGTGACTGCAATTGAATATTATTGAGGGTAACTGCACTATTGAAACATGTGTTTGCCTAGTGCAGATGATCCTGGCATTGCAACTTGTAATCTCAATGATTTTACAAAAGGCACATGGGAGGGGATTCATATCAAGGGAAACAATAACATATGGCTTCTAAGATATTAGAATTCCGTAGATTATCCGTATGTTCATTTCCACCTTCCATCCAATTATCACTTGGAGATCTCGCATGTGGGCACTCTGAGATATCAAAGATTTAACTTCACAAAGATTATTACTTATATTCTTATATACCATTCatacaacatatatattttttaatttataatactttctcataactcatttttttcctctctctttATTTGCCCATTACATCAATCGTTTTAATTTCACATGcagcttttttttccttctttttcttgttaaaaaatTCTGCAAACAAAATGTATAAACACAATTTCTCAAAAACCacctttaataaataattatatattaaggatGCTACACGGCAACTAGTATACACCTTCGACAAATGCCTTTTCAATTATAACAAAGGTTTTGTTAACagtatttattaagaaaataaaaatatatttaataaaagtgtaacttaattacattaaaaactaaaaaagtataTCTTTTATgtaatgttttctattttcaaaaatgatttttagacGTCTCAAATGCTATTTAAAATATAgtgagagaaagaaatgaaaattattaatagaatgtttaaaaaataaagtttctataaattattacttttctattttttggatgATCAATGACCTCTCGAGACTAGTCTTTCTTAATTAAGATATGGAAATCTATTCACGGGGCTAATCAATCCGAATTCCAAACAAATTGAAAGTTAAATAATCCAGGGCCGGTCCATGGACACCTATTGCTAATATACACttagagaaaagaaagagaaaaagaaaaggaaaaacataaatatgataagaaaatagagatgaaaaaaaaaagaggtccCACGGATGGAAGTGTTATTCTTAAAAGTTGGGTTGTGCAGCTCTGatatttttcatgtttcttATGAATTGTAGGCAAAGTTTGTTTCTAAAACGTCTAAATGGGTAGTGTTTCATAAATGAACAGCATATATAGTTCCATTTtaaaacatgtattttttattttattaaatgatatatttagtTTAGAGTCATAGAAAAAAAGATGGTTAAATATTTCTCTTCGATCTGAAACTACACTCTACGCGCGACGTCTAATTGAGCTAATTGATCAGCTAGCTCAAAGATTTGGATTGATTCTTtcgaattaaataatatttcttgATTCACTAATTGTATTTGTATCCTTGGTAAACTGAAAGTAAACAACTTCAACGggtattcaacaaaaaaaaataaaaaataacaggaAGGTGTTTTTAAAGATCGAACTTCCGTATAATACTGCATCTGTGTGATCATAAGCTTGCTAATTCCTAATATAGGTGTaagaatataagaaataaagtaAGATTAAGGTATtgaatttatgaattaaaatataaaatacgaAAACTTCCTATTCTAGAATAGTAAATTAACAAGTAGTATTCAGATTTGTCATTTAGGGGAGCTGCTGCCTTATCATCACCCTGATCCAAAATTGCGTGAGACAAAATATTAATCCCTAAAATACAACATTTAGACAATGAAAGTTGTATTCTTTGCTTAAACGGGTTACCTCACATGCATTAATTGGCTTCCacaaaagagcaaaagaaaaagaaataaaaaaaatgtataattaattaaaatggtcaCAAAATCCTAAACTATCTGCACATTGGACTTTGAGGTTGATGAGAATAAGCAAGGTTGTTTGAGGAACAGTATCCCATCATCTTCTCAATGCTTAATCTGCATTTCTGAGTGAAAAACTTGTCCTTTCTCTCCACTATCTTCAAGATACTCTCGAACATCGACACTTCACAAGGAATTCTCAAAACCCCAGTTTGTTCAAACCCAAATTCTTCCTCAGTCTCTCTGAGTAACATTTGAAAGGCTTGGTGACCCAAATATTCGGTTGGTATAACGAACCTGTTAAGGTCCACGCCAACACAAACAGCTACATAGCCCTTGGGAACAACGTTGCTTGTTCCTCCTCCTTCACGTTCAGATATTGAAAGTGTTCTTTTCAGAAAGTTGACGCTTCTGCTGGTGGTGTTGTTACTGTTGTTGTTACTTCTGCTTGTTTTTGAAGAGTTGGCCACCCTTCTCCATTTCTTAAGGATCTGTTGAAGCCTCACAATATCTCTGATCTTGTTAGGTTTCTTTGGAGGATTATCCATGGTGGAAAGTGGAACCCTCTTTAttgggtttagggttacttCAGTTggctatatatatatcatatataaggGGATTGTTGCTAGAGAATTAATGGTTATGGGATTAAAACCTGATTTTCTCTTTGGATGGCTAGCTCCAATTTATAGAAGACATATGCTTTCATGATGCACAATATTAAAAGGTTTCAATTCTATTAGCGaggtatatattatatttatgatcAGTATTTGGCATTTCTATATCACATGCATGCATGagaaaaccaacaaaaaaatgttgtCCAAGTTAGGATGAGTTAAACGTCAAGTTGCGTTTTCCATGCTTCACATGTGAGTGATTAGTGCAAGTCAGATAGAGCTTTCCTTCTACCTCACCATTCTTTGTTTTGAAAGTTAAGTCCACTGTggtttgattaatttaaatcaaGGATGACTAGGTCTGAGAGATTTAcgagtaaaataatatattattatcaattatatatatatatatatatatatatatatattagacttAGTGAAAGCCTGAAAGATATATAGGTGCTGATTAGTGATTTGGTTTCCAACGCAAAGTCCTATACAAACAGTCAAGGTGCCTACCCTCGTACAACGCAACTGTACATGTGTACCTACCGTTTAAGATCAAACGCATGCACTATAGCCCTGTTTGAACCTCGAAATGTATCAAAGAAAGACTTCAGTTTTATAgataataattcaagattggTAACCCAAAACCAaccaatttaatattataatgtaAATGTATTTGATATGTTCATAAAACCtagtgtaataaataatataatcctCTTTTACACTAATCATAATCCTaactaataaattaagaaaattaattcagtaaaaaaattaagaaaataaatcaaaagatgaagaaatatGATAACTAAGACTAAGAAATTATGATGAGAGCATTTCAAATAGCGAACATATCATCTGagtttcttaactcttttttgGATCCTTTCATACACTACACTAATTTCaagaattttattaatttttcacttCAATGGCAAATGATTGACTTTTTATTAGCAcgcttatttattaaaatattatttgctTCCTGCTTGTCTAGTTTGCAAATGCAGCTATAtctgattaattaatttgttgcatTACCTTAATCTTGTTTTTTTCGTTGTTTATAATGTCTATCTGCTATGCGCATGCTCGCTTTGTAGACAGAACAAAAGCCTGAAGCTGAAAGCAAGTTCACTTCTCCAATCGCATCCcacttttgtttttcatttttttttttgttgttttaagaATTATTTGGAAATGGACTAATATCGAGGGCCTGATATGTTATATTTGTGTATGACATATATATttggaaaaggaaggagatatgTCGTGTGTGGGAATTTCTctcaatattttattcattcataGTCATGAATATTATAAGTTTGTATGGATAAGGAAAACTTGCAAAGTCTCGGATATGATCTTCATCACAAGTTTTTATGGAATTGTAAAACTCATATTACAAGTTTTTAAAGGAAGACTATCAAATCCATATCTCAAGTTTTTTAAGGAAAACTATCAAATCCTTTCTTCATATGTGACAAGTTTTTGTggaacttataaaaatattgacatgGTAGGGTGACCTCTTCAACTATGTGATTTTTATGATATCAGAAAGCTTTTATTTATACTAGAATCTTAatcataaaaaaggaaacaaatccTAAATATACATGATATctttaaatctaaataatatcttagaaaatataatatcttttttaatttaaaagatatcttggagatttaaaacaaataacaatttttaaaatataaacttataaattattcttttctaaaaaaaactaaagatatCAAACATTTTCCAACATTTCTCCTCGACTGAATATCTTTAGGCATTTGGCTTTCCTCTTTCTTTCCATGCTTTCTTTCTTTGGCTTTATCCCTGATGGGGCTTGTAGAAGAGTTGTATTGTATGGAGGAGCTTCTGTTAATATTTCATTCATAATCATTCCCTGATGAGACTGTTTTTCAGACTTTAAATAGGTCCATGTTCAACTTTAACATAATTTCATTTTACAGGTTCAATGCACTTAAGAATAGGTGgcgaaatagaagaaaaaaagaaagatatataactactctttttgttgttttcttataagaaagactaaaatattcaaatcatcactCCAGCTATAAAAAGACTGAAAGTTCTAGGTTTCCAGCTGAATTTATACAGATTTTCTATTGTAATTCCTCGTACGTGGCTAACAATGAAATTaccatttaaatatatattcaacTTCAAGAAGTACGTCAATCTAATGGCgactaaattaataaacttcgaaagagaaagagtttgaGGGGTGAAAGAGTTTGGTACATTTATATCCTACCcatgaaagaatttaaaataattagcaaattaaaattaaaattaatatactaaattaaatttaatagaaaaaaataattatacgtTTACTTAtgcattttaacataaaaaaaattaagcaaaaaataTATCAGAAACCAATGAAATTTCGAATAAAACCAAAAGTTGTTCCCCTCCCCCtaaataaaaatgtgaaaaataatgTTAGCATAAGAGATTTGAATATTAGtctctaaattaaaatttggggtTTCATCTTTGACTTTGACATGGTATCTTcaactaaaaatatcactttacctcaaaatatatcaattaatgaaaaaattaattaggtgtaattttttttttcatataccctctatatttatataataataaaaataaataaacactttaattatttctaacaaattaacatttgataaaataaaatacataccTTGTTTGAATGTTTAATGCCACGACAACTATTTGTAAAAGAAATCAAGGGTGCTTACTTACGTCAACAGTTACAGAATGGAGGTAAAGGTGAACAATATGTATTTCTGAAcaagattaataaaatattaagatgcTGCTAGAAAAAACTAAGTCCCATTTGACTTTTTGCTCTGATTCGACAGTTATCTCCGAGGTCCGCATTCCGTTGCACCATTTGAGATAACTTAAGAATGCTTTGAATTTGCATGGTGATATTGAAGAGAAATAGCAAAGTATCACTGAATGGCCGGTGATTATTTTAAAGCAGTTACTTAAACCATAACTGAATCATTGGAACAAGAAAACAATTAATACTTGTTTTCTGTAGGTACTCATCATACATGGcctttgcatttcatcaatTATATACATAACTAAAAGCCATTTCATTATTTGATAGAAAGAAGCAACATATACGATTTGCATATAGTATACATTGTGTTTAGGAAAAGGCAAACAGCATATAGGTCTCATGTTGAATTTctcattatatatatgtgtctcTTTTTACTGGCCATAAGGTATAAAGATAtgccataaattaaaattggttTACACTTTAGCTAATGACGTTAATTGCATCCCTATTATTAAGAAAGTAGGTCTTTATTCTAATTTGATCTCTTTGCAAAgtcatttcttatttttgttaacTAAAATTCTTTATGCTTCCACGTTAAACTTAAATATGTAAGACATAATATGAGTGAATGATCAAAATCGATATCATTCCTCAAATTATAAAGTATTAGTAGTTAGTCCTTGAAAtttcatcaattccaaaacg encodes the following:
- the LOC114409064 gene encoding uncharacterized protein LOC114409064 isoform X2, yielding MATMSLTFAFALPSIPSLSQCHGRALYVKPLHCTPIQQRHVGAEAGIVCEPCNGTGWLVCDFCNGQKTNVKAENNKRIYRRCPSCKAVGYVLCSKCKVFKCVTFPNFNDSEN
- the LOC114409064 gene encoding uncharacterized protein LOC114409064 isoform X1; protein product: MEMLIKGITRRRGSVSTPETGQGNGNHVPYICICTSFNPLSQPMPWPCSLRQAPPLHSHSTTPQAGIVCEPCNGTGWLVCDFCNGQKTNVKAENNKRIYRRCPSCKAVGYVLCSKCKVFKCVTFPNFNDSEN
- the LOC114409065 gene encoding auxin-responsive protein SAUR72-like; this encodes MDNPPKKPNKIRDIVRLQQILKKWRRVANSSKTSRSNNNSNNTTSRSVNFLKRTLSISEREGGGTSNVVPKGYVAVCVGVDLNRFVIPTEYLGHQAFQMLLRETEEEFGFEQTGVLRIPCEVSMFESILKIVERKDKFFTQKCRLSIEKMMGYCSSNNLAYSHQPQSPMCR